From Neodiprion pinetum isolate iyNeoPine1 chromosome 7, iyNeoPine1.2, whole genome shotgun sequence, a single genomic window includes:
- the LOC124223044 gene encoding protein FAM133-like translates to MFLMECKADNSLTIVENENVIYEKNTEVEEDELLTFFVGGKSFLGYVKARGDDEDALKAKQKQWLKDHKKKPGKSNKTSEKVIVSPIKARRILKKESPLKVNSKKEEAKKSKKKNEEKESLKKRHVDTQKEVAQIINQSKSQVLSSSESSDAENSPSKDELKTELKRLRAANGISNRSTSTDNAQLH, encoded by the exons ATGTTTTTGATGGAATGCAAAGCAGACAACTCTTTAACAATTGTTGAGAATGAAAACGTCATTTATGAGAAGAATACTGAAGTGGAAGAGGATGAATTGCTTACATTTTTTGTTGGTGGTAAAAGTTTTTTAGGTTACGTTAAGGCACGTGGAG ATGATGAAGATGCATTGAAAGCTAAACAAAAACAGTGGTTAAAAGACCACAAAAAGAAGCCGGGTAAATCTAATAAGACGTCAGAAAAAGTGATTGTATCTCCGATCAAGGCTAGACGAATCTTGAAGAAAGAATCCCCTctgaaagtaaattcaaaaaaagaagaggctaagaaaagtaaaaaaaaaaacgaggagaag GAGTCTTTAAAAAAACGTCATGTCGACACCCAGAAAGAAGTTGCTCAGATTATTAATCAAAGTAAAAGTCAAGTCTTGTCTAGTTCGGAGTCGTCTGATGCTGAAAACAGTCCATCTAAAGATGAACTGAAAACTGAACTGAAGAGACTTCGTGCTGCTAATGGAATCTCTAATCGTTCTACTTCTACTGATAACGCACAATTACATTAA